Genomic DNA from Alkalihalobacterium alkalinitrilicum:
ATCTTTTTCACCACTATGGGCATGAAGGGCACCACAACAACCTTGGTTTTGCGGGATTACCACTTCACAGCCCGCTTTCTTCAACAAAAATAACGTCGAGTCATTGGTCTCCATGAACATCGTGTCCATTAAGCAGCCTGAGAAAAAGGCGACACGTTTTTTCTTAATACCTTCCGCTTCAACATGCATTGGACGGTTTTTCATTGCTTTAGGTGACGGGATTCGCGGTAGAACTTTCTCCATCGTTGCCATACTACCTGGCATTAACTTAAGAATGTTTGTTGTTTGAACCACTTTTTGGACACCTGAATTTTGATAAAACCAAATTAGATTATTTAACGAACGCATTCGGTTTTGGTACGGAAACAATTGTTCAAACACTGTTTTTCTAATCACACGAACAGGGAAGCTATGTTTTTTCGTTGCATTTAAAATGTCACGCGCCTCTTCTAGTAAGTGCCCATATTTAACTCCAGAAGGACAAGCCGTTTCACAAGCACGACATCCTAAACATAAATTTAATTGCTTTTCAAAATCTTCGTCTGGTTCCATTTTCCCGTCAACGACAGCTTTCATTAACGCAATCCGACCGCGCGGGGAAGCTGCTTCATTTTGATCATCGCTGTAGGTCGGGCAAGTGGGTAAACAAAAACCACAGCGCATACAGTTTAACAGTTCATCATAATCCATTCGCTTTTGAAATTCGACGACGGTTTGTTGTTTTTGTTGCTCGGTTAATTTACTCATCTCTGCACAACCACCCGCTTCTTCGTTTCTTTTGCAAACACTTTTCCTGGATTCATAATGTTGTTTGGATCAAAGGCTAATTTCAATGTTTTCATCGCATTAACGCCTTCTTCACCGAGCTTCCACGCCAAGTATGGCGCTTTCATGACACCGACACCATGTTCACCTGTAATCGTGCCGCCTAACTCAATCGCTTTTGCAAAAATATCGGCAAATGCTTCTTCTACACGTTCTATTTCTTCTTTGTTTCTCGCATCGGTCATACATGTCGGGTGCAAGTTTCCGTCGCCAGCATGGCCAAATGTACAAATTTCCACTCCATGTTTGGCGGCAATTTCATCAATCGCTTTCACCATTTCCGCGATTTTCGAACGAGGAACGGTCGCATCTTCTAAGATCGTCGTCGGCTTTTTACGCGCCAAAGCCGAAAGTGCCGCACGTCTTGCGGTCGCAAGTGCTAACCCTTCTTCTGCCGTCTGAGCGATTTGCACCGATTTGGCTTGATTTTCCCGACAAATGTCTGCGATCTTATCAATATCACGCTCTACGACTTCACGAGGGCCATCTTGTTCAATTAAAAGAACAGCACCTACATCAGTTGGTAAGCCAATTTTTGCAAAATCTTCAACCACTTCTAACGTACTTTGGTCCATAAATTCGAGCGTTGCTGGAATAATTCGATTGGCAATAATCGACGAAACAGCCGCTCCTGCCTCTTCTAAGCTGTCAAATAGCGCTAACATCGTCTTTTTGGCTTCGGGGATAGGAATGAGCTTTAACGTCGCTTCTGTAATGATCCCAAGCGTTCCTTCTGCCCCAACCATCAATCTTGTAAAGTCATAGCCAGCCACGTCTTTGGCGAGCTTTCCTCCAGTTCGAATAACATCTCCATTTGGTAAGACGACTTCTAACGCAATCACATAATCACGAGTTACTCCATATTTTAGGCCACGAAGCCCACCTGAATTTTCATTAATGTTTCCGCCGATCGTCGAAATTTTCATCGAGCTTGGGTCTGGTGGATAAAATAATCCTTTTTCCTCAACCGCGTTAATCATATCTAATGTAATCACACCAGGCTGTACCGTAACCGTTAAATTTTCTTCATCAATTTCCAGTATGTCTTTCATATACGTAAACAGCATCACGATACCACCTTCTAGTGGACATGTTCCTGCACAAAGATTCGTACCTGAGCCACGGGGAACGATTGGTACTTTGTATTCGTTACATACCTTTACAATGGCTTGAACTTCTTGCGTATTTCTCGGCTTAATAACCGCATCTGGCATGGCTTGATAATTCGGTGTCGCATCATATGAATACACAAGTAAGCTTTCCTGCGAGTCTAATAGATTTTTAGTGCCTACAATTTGGACTAGCTTTTCTTTTACCTCAGCGCTTAACATCAAATTCCTCCTACAAAAATATAGAATGAGAGCACAACGAGAAAATTCATATACCTTCCATATGTACTCATTTTATCATGTCAACAGTTCATTCTTTAGTTATTCTAAGTATAAAAAAATAATCCTCATTGGACTATGTGTAAAGATACAAAGTTAAATGAGGATTATTACTTGTTTTTTGTAGGATTATCTAATTTCTTTCCAAATTCTATACGCAATATATGTTGTTGCTAAACACTTCGGATCTTTTAAATGACAACCAATTTTTTCATGAATTCGCTTTAATCGGTAATGAAGTGTATTAATATGAATATGAAGATGTTCTGCCGTCTCTTTTAATGACATATGATATTGAAAATATACTTCTAATGTTTCCATTAATTCTGGGTCTTCGGTCATATTTCCTAAAACTTTTTCAGCAACCTGTTGTTTCATCTCTAGGCTGATTTCCGCAAGAAAGCCCTCTAATAATGTCAAATCATCATAAAAAACGACTGGCGCAGTGCTAGAAGCGATTTGCAGCGCTCTTTTCGCTTCACTATATGATTGGGATACTAAGTGTGCAGGTTGTCTCGTTCCAACGCCGAACAAAACAGGGACAGGTGAACGTTTGGATAGACGAGTGCGTAATGATTGAACTTGAGGTAAAAAGGCCGCTTCTTCTTTTTGATTTTTTAACCCTTTCAGGAGAAGTACACGCCCTTGCCCTACACGGACCATTGTATCAGTAGCTCCATCAGGAAATTTTAACCGTAACCATTCATAAATGTCTTTTTCAATGAGATGCAAATCAGTTTCATTATCTGCTTTAAGCTCGATCATTACACACATTCTTGAAAGGTCCATCGTAAGACCTAAAAGCTCACCTCGTTCGTGAAAATCAATCGTGTATTCACGTAAATGCAACCATTCATAGACGAACGTTTCGACACCACGAATTTCAGAGTTTAATTTCTCAGCGGAATGGGCTTCTTGAATAATCAGTTCTGTCATCCGCCGAATCAGCTCACCAAATGGGGACACCGACTGAGGATCACCTGTAATCCCAATCACACCGATGACGTCATGTTGAAAAAAGATCGGCAAATTTAAGCCAACCTTTACACCTTGAAGAGTATCCACATCTGCTTCTGTAATTTTCATTTTTTGCTTTGAGCGAAACACCCGTAGTGCACCTTCATGAAACGTACCAATACGATTTTGATCACTACCAGCAATAATAATTCCATCGTCATTGACTACAATCACTTCTTCATCGGTGACTTTGGTAACTTCATTAACGATCCGTTGCGACATAAGGGAAAGAAGCTTCACTACGCCTCATCCTTTTTAGAAAAAATCGTCCCAATTCGCATCCCAACTTTCACTTCAGTTGGGCACTGTAACTGAGGATCAAGCTCAACTAAGCCGTGTTCAAATAAAAGAATGACGGTAGAGCCAAAGGAAAAGTAACCGATTTCCTTTCCTTTTTCAACGTTTTTTCCATCGTGGGTCAAATGAATGCTGTTCACATTTAAAGCACCCACTTTAACGATGGCGGCTCGCTTATGGTGAACCTCCACTTCGGTAATAAGGCGATAATTTTTCGATAATGGTCGTTTACCATATTGTAATCCTTGGCGGTTGACAGGATACGATTTATTTCCGAGTTGCCAACGTTCGAGGACACGTCCAGAAATTGGACTATGAATACGGTGATAATGACTCGGACTTAAATAAAGAATAACAAAAGTACCTCCACAGTACACTTGGCTCTTTTCCGTACTGCCGAGCATTTCTTGCAGTGTATAATCTTGACCTTTCACACGAAAAGCCGATTGTTCGTTCAATGATCCAACATGAGCGAGCACACCGTCAACAGGACTCACGAGAGCGTGTTGATTAAGATCAATCGGGCGAGTTCCTTCTTTTAAGCGCCTCGTAAATAATTCATGTAAACTTTTATATTCATGTAATGGCTTTTCCATTTCTTCAGTTTTTAAATTATACACTTTTGTAAAGGATCGATTAACGCCTTTACTTAAGCGAGAAGTCGTAAACGTACGTAGTAAATGAGAATTAAAGCGGTTTCCTGTTAATTCAACAAATGCTCGATATAATTGCTTTTTCACAAAATACCTCCGAATAGACATTACTTTTTTCTCTAGTAGGTAATAGCCCTTTATGATATCATATAGTTTTAAGATGTTTCAATATCTGCTCCATTTTTACACAATCTTAAGGAGTGAAGTTATGTTTTTATTACACCATTTAGATCAAACGATCAAAAAAATAAAAAGCCAAGCGGCGAACTTAATTACGTTAGTCAATCTAGGCTTAGGTGCAATGGCTATTTTATTAGTACTTCAAGGTGAGTTACGAACGAGTTTATTACTCATTACAATAGCCGCTGTATTTGATCGTCTCGACGGGATGGTTGCCAGAAAAATGAATATTACCTCTGAACTTGGCAAGCAATTGGATTCGCTAAGTGACATTATCTCATTTGGTGTTGCTCCTGCACTTTTATTATACCAAGGAATTTTATTTACATTTGGAATGCCTGGTGCATTTTTCGCCATTATTTTTATTGCTTGCGGTGCCATTCGACTCGCTCGATTTAACGTAACGGAATCAAACAACTTCTTTGTCGGATTACCGATTACCGCAGCAGGATGCTTATTAACTTTAAGCTTTTTGCTGATTGAATGGGTCCCTTCTTATCATTTTATGTTCCTAACACTTATACTAGCATTTCTCATGATTAGTCCGTTTAAAGTGAAAAAAGTTTAGAAATTTATCAAAAAAACGAGAAAAATATGGTATTTTTTCATGAAATTCTCTCTTAAGTCTTGACACTACAAGGGTTTCACGATTAAATTTGAGTAGCAGGCAATTATTTATAGTAATGAAAGGGAGTTTTTCCATGAACAAGACAGATTTAATTAATTCAGTTTCTGAACAAGCAGACATATCAAAAAAAGACGCAGCGAAAGCAGTTGACGCTGTATTCGAAAGCATCACAGACGCTCTTAAAGAAGGCGGAAAAGTTCAATTAGTTGGATTTGGAAGCTTTGAAGTACGTGAACGTTCTGCACGTAAAGGACGCAACCCACAAACTGGTGAAGAAATCGAAATTCCAGCAACTAAAAACCCTGCATTCAAACCAGGCAAGCAATTAAAGGATGCTGTGAACTAATTTATATTTTATGTAAGAGGAAAAAGCAACTGGACGAGTAGTCCGTTGCTTTTTTTGATCCTCTTAGTATTTTTTTATTAACGTCTTCATTTGATCCCATGCCACTAAAATCATAACCGTAATGCATGTCTCGTTGTGGCAGGATTTGATTAGGAGAGATACAATATATTTATATTTACTACTCTTTCGTAGAAGGAAGATGAATGGATGAAAGTAATATCTTACTTATTTATAATTGGTGGCCTTACCTTACTCATTTACGGTGGATTCCAATATTGGCAGACGCAAACCGCACAAAAGGAAAGTTTGGCATCTGCTTATGAACTGTTAGAGAAAGAGAAAACGGATGAAGAGATCCAACCAACGATTGAGGATTTTAATCCACAAATGGGAGAAACTATTGGTATTCTGTCTATTCCAGCTATTGATGCTCAGCTGCCAATTATTGAAGGAACCGATGAGGACGAGTTAGAGAAGGGTGTAGGGCATTACAAGGGAACCGCTTACCCTACACAAAATGACCAAATTGTTTTATCTGGTCATCGGGATACAGTGTTTCGCCGAATGGGTGAACTTGAAATCGGCGATTATTTCATTATTAAACTGCCTTATGGTGAGTTTACATATGAAATCGAAAGTACAAAGATCGTAGATGCTGATGACCGTACGATTATTGGCTCTACCGCTCCTGATGAAGTGTTAGTCGTTACGACGTGTTATCCGTTTTCTTTTGTCGGAAGTGCTCCTGATCGTTATATTATTTATGCAAAGCCGATTTATTAATTGAAAAAGGCAGCGTGAGAACTACTTCTCACGCTTAATTTTCGATATTTATATAGCACAACCTTCATATTCTCCTTGGTTCTCCACCTCATGGTCACCATGATCGCATAATAGTTCCCATGCCCATCTCTGTTTTTCTTCTCCTCACGAGCAATATAAACCTTTTAAGTTCCCATTCTCTACTCCGTTCCTCCTCCCACGGGCATTATAAACGCTCCATAGTTACCGATCTCTTCTCAGATACTCATCCCACAGGCATCATGAACAGCAAGGAATTACTTATCAAAAAAAAAAAAAACAAGAGAGTATGAGAACCGACCTTCTTACACTACCTTTCATTATTCTTTCTACAAACCATTATTCCGTTTATAAAACTCATGGAATAGCTTCATCAATGCTCGCTTTTCGATGCGGGAAACATAGCTTCTAGAAATATTTAGCTCCTTAGCAATTTCCCGCTGCGTTCTTTCTTTCATTAAATCTAGACCAAAACGTCCGACAATGACTTCTTTTTCGCGCTCATCTAATACATGGATGTAATCATAAATTTGCTTTTTTTCCATTTTCAGTTGGATCGTATCGACGATATCGTCCGTTTCTTCTTGAAGGACATCAATTAAAGTAATTTCATTTCCTTCCTTATCCGTTCCAATTGGATCGTGAAGCGATACGTCTTTCTTTACTTTCTTTAATGCGCGAAGATGCATGAGGATTTCATTTTCAATACACCTGGCTGCATAGGTCGCTAGTTTCGTTCCTTTTCCTTGTGAGTAGCTCTCAATCGCTTTTATTAACCCGATTGTGCCAATCGAAATTAGATCTTCTGTATCTTCACGAGTATTTTCGAATTTTTTTACGATATGTGCGACTAAGCGTAAATTATGTTCTATAAGGCGATTACGGGCTTCTTCGTCTCCTTGCTCCATGAGCTGTAAGTATCTCTGCTCCTCTGCTTTCGAAAGCGGTTGAGGGAAGGCATTGTTTTTTACGTACCCTACAAAAAC
This window encodes:
- a CDS encoding (Fe-S)-binding protein; the protein is MSKLTEQQKQQTVVEFQKRMDYDELLNCMRCGFCLPTCPTYSDDQNEAASPRGRIALMKAVVDGKMEPDEDFEKQLNLCLGCRACETACPSGVKYGHLLEEARDILNATKKHSFPVRVIRKTVFEQLFPYQNRMRSLNNLIWFYQNSGVQKVVQTTNILKLMPGSMATMEKVLPRIPSPKAMKNRPMHVEAEGIKKKRVAFFSGCLMDTMFMETNDSTLFLLKKAGCEVVIPQNQGCCGALHAHSGEKDQAKAMAKKNIIAFENEQIDYIISNAGGCGALLVEYDHLLKDEPEWVDRARAFARSVKDISEILVEVGMPAMKLPEQVVTYQDSCHLRNVMKTASAPRILLQSIDGVAFKEMKDADHCCGSAGIYNIVQPDMANDILDYKMEQAKYTKAQTIVTANPGCLLQMKAGVEREKLTKEVRAVHIVDLLAEAVKFAEQN
- the glcD gene encoding glycolate oxidase subunit GlcD — translated: MLSAEVKEKLVQIVGTKNLLDSQESLLVYSYDATPNYQAMPDAVIKPRNTQEVQAIVKVCNEYKVPIVPRGSGTNLCAGTCPLEGGIVMLFTYMKDILEIDEENLTVTVQPGVITLDMINAVEEKGLFYPPDPSSMKISTIGGNINENSGGLRGLKYGVTRDYVIALEVVLPNGDVIRTGGKLAKDVAGYDFTRLMVGAEGTLGIITEATLKLIPIPEAKKTMLALFDSLEEAGAAVSSIIANRIIPATLEFMDQSTLEVVEDFAKIGLPTDVGAVLLIEQDGPREVVERDIDKIADICRENQAKSVQIAQTAEEGLALATARRAALSALARKKPTTILEDATVPRSKIAEMVKAIDEIAAKHGVEICTFGHAGDGNLHPTCMTDARNKEEIERVEEAFADIFAKAIELGGTITGEHGVGVMKAPYLAWKLGEEGVNAMKTLKLAFDPNNIMNPGKVFAKETKKRVVVQR
- a CDS encoding CdaR family transcriptional regulator, producing the protein MSQRIVNEVTKVTDEEVIVVNDDGIIIAGSDQNRIGTFHEGALRVFRSKQKMKITEADVDTLQGVKVGLNLPIFFQHDVIGVIGITGDPQSVSPFGELIRRMTELIIQEAHSAEKLNSEIRGVETFVYEWLHLREYTIDFHERGELLGLTMDLSRMCVMIELKADNETDLHLIEKDIYEWLRLKFPDGATDTMVRVGQGRVLLLKGLKNQKEEAAFLPQVQSLRTRLSKRSPVPVLFGVGTRQPAHLVSQSYSEAKRALQIASSTAPVVFYDDLTLLEGFLAEISLEMKQQVAEKVLGNMTEDPELMETLEVYFQYHMSLKETAEHLHIHINTLHYRLKRIHEKIGCHLKDPKCLATTYIAYRIWKEIR
- a CDS encoding phosphatidylserine decarboxylase; translated protein: MKKQLYRAFVELTGNRFNSHLLRTFTTSRLSKGVNRSFTKVYNLKTEEMEKPLHEYKSLHELFTRRLKEGTRPIDLNQHALVSPVDGVLAHVGSLNEQSAFRVKGQDYTLQEMLGSTEKSQVYCGGTFVILYLSPSHYHRIHSPISGRVLERWQLGNKSYPVNRQGLQYGKRPLSKNYRLITEVEVHHKRAAIVKVGALNVNSIHLTHDGKNVEKGKEIGYFSFGSTVILLFEHGLVELDPQLQCPTEVKVGMRIGTIFSKKDEA
- the pssA gene encoding CDP-diacylglycerol--serine O-phosphatidyltransferase yields the protein MFLLHHLDQTIKKIKSQAANLITLVNLGLGAMAILLVLQGELRTSLLLITIAAVFDRLDGMVARKMNITSELGKQLDSLSDIISFGVAPALLLYQGILFTFGMPGAFFAIIFIACGAIRLARFNVTESNNFFVGLPITAAGCLLTLSFLLIEWVPSYHFMFLTLILAFLMISPFKVKKV
- a CDS encoding HU family DNA-binding protein; its protein translation is MNKTDLINSVSEQADISKKDAAKAVDAVFESITDALKEGGKVQLVGFGSFEVRERSARKGRNPQTGEEIEIPATKNPAFKPGKQLKDAVN
- a CDS encoding class D sortase; the encoded protein is MKVISYLFIIGGLTLLIYGGFQYWQTQTAQKESLASAYELLEKEKTDEEIQPTIEDFNPQMGETIGILSIPAIDAQLPIIEGTDEDELEKGVGHYKGTAYPTQNDQIVLSGHRDTVFRRMGELEIGDYFIIKLPYGEFTYEIESTKIVDADDRTIIGSTAPDEVLVVTTCYPFSFVGSAPDRYIIYAKPIY
- the sigK gene encoding RNA polymerase sporulation sigma factor SigK, whose translation is MSLFAAITYFIKEVIVFVGYVKNNAFPQPLSKAEEQRYLQLMEQGDEEARNRLIEHNLRLVAHIVKKFENTREDTEDLISIGTIGLIKAIESYSQGKGTKLATYAARCIENEILMHLRALKKVKKDVSLHDPIGTDKEGNEITLIDVLQEETDDIVDTIQLKMEKKQIYDYIHVLDEREKEVIVGRFGLDLMKERTQREIAKELNISRSYVSRIEKRALMKLFHEFYKRNNGL